The Amorphus orientalis genomic interval CGTGATCCTGGTCATCGGCGCCAATCCGACCGACGGCCATCCGGTCTTCGCCTCGCGCATGAAGAAGCGCCTGCGTCAGGGCGCGAAGCTGATCGTCGCCGATCCGCGGCGGATCGATCTCGTTCGCTCGCCGCACATCGAGGCAGCCCATCATCTCCAGCTTCAGCCCGGCACCAACGTCGCCGTGATGAACGCGATCGGCCATGTGGTGGTGACCGAAGGCCTGGTCGACCGTACCTTTGTGGCCGAGCGCTGCGATTCGGTGTCCTTCGCCCGCTGGGAAGACTTCGTTGCCGGCGAGGAAAATAGCCCGGAAGCCGTCGAGGGCGTCACCGGCGTGCCGGCCGCCGAGATCCGTGCCGCCGCCCGCCTCTACGCCACCGGCGGCAACGCGGCGATCTATTACGGCCTCGGCGTCACCGAGCACAGCCAGGGTTCGACCATGGTGATGGCGATGGCCAATCTTGCCATGGCCACCGGCAATCTCGGCCGCAACGGCGTCGGCGTGAACCCGCTGCGCGGCCAGAACAACGTGCAGGGCTCCTGCGACATGGGCTCGTTCCCGCACGAATATCCGGGCTATCGCCATGTCGGCGAACAGGGCGTACGCGCGCTGTTCGAGGAGCGCTGGGGCGTGTCCCTCGACGACGAGCCCGGTCTGCGCATCCCGAACATGCTGGCCGCCGCCCTCGATGGATCGTTCAAGGGGCTCCTGGTCCAGGGCGAGGACATCGCCCAGTCCGATCCCGACACCCAGCACGTCACAGCGGGACTGGAGGCCATGGAGTGCGTCGTCGTTCAGGACCTGTTCCTGAACGAGACCGCCGCCTACGCCCACGTCTTCCTGCCGGGCACCTCCTTCCTGGAGAAGGACGGCACCTTCACCAATGCCGAACGGCGCATCAATCGCGTCCGGCCGGTGATGCCGTCGCGCACCGGCCTGCAGGAATGGGAGGTGGTCTCCCGGATCGCCAATGCCCTCGGCTACCCGATGCACTACGACAACGCCGCCCAGATCATGGACGAGATCGCCTCGGTCACCCCGACCTTCACCGGCGTCTCCTTCGGGCACCTCGACGCCCACGGGTCGGTCCAGTGGCCGTGCAACGAGTCGGCCCCTGACGGGACCCCGATCATGCACGTCGGACAGTTCGTCCGCGGCCTCGGCAAATTCGCCCTGACGAAGTTCGTGCCGACGGAGGAGCGGACGAACCGGTTCTACCCGCTGATCCTGACCACCGGCCGGATCCTGTCCCAGTACAATGTGGGCGCGCAGACGCGCCGAACCCCGAACTCGACCTGGCATCAGGAGGACGTTCTGGAGCTTCATCCCCACGACGCGGATGTCCGGGGCATCGAGGACGGCGCGATGGTCTCGATTGCGTCGCGCAAGGGCGCGACCACCTTGCGGGCGAAGATCTCCGACCGGATGCCCCAGGGCGT includes:
- the fdhF gene encoding formate dehydrogenase subunit alpha translates to MTLLKETDYGTPEKPGENTVTVMIDGMPVSVPEGTSVMRAATEAGVAIPKLCATDSLEPFGSCRLCLVEIEGRRGTPASCTTPVAEGMVVKTQTRRLEDLRKGVMELYISDHPLDCLTCAANGDCELQDMAGDVGLREVRYGFEGENHLEQAKDVSNPYFTFDPSKCIVCSRCVRACEEVQGTFALTIEGRGFESKVSAGTGFDDFLSSECVSCGACVQACPTATLQEKAVIDHGVPNRSVVTTCAYCGVGCSFKAELKGEEVVRMVPYKDGGANEGHSCVKGRFAWGYATHKDRVTTPMVRETIHDAWRPVSWDEAIAFTADRFRSIQDKYGRASIGAITSSRCTNEEVYVVQKLVRAAFHNNNVDTCARVCHSPTGYGLKNAFGTSAGTQDFKSVDEADVILVIGANPTDGHPVFASRMKKRLRQGAKLIVADPRRIDLVRSPHIEAAHHLQLQPGTNVAVMNAIGHVVVTEGLVDRTFVAERCDSVSFARWEDFVAGEENSPEAVEGVTGVPAAEIRAAARLYATGGNAAIYYGLGVTEHSQGSTMVMAMANLAMATGNLGRNGVGVNPLRGQNNVQGSCDMGSFPHEYPGYRHVGEQGVRALFEERWGVSLDDEPGLRIPNMLAAALDGSFKGLLVQGEDIAQSDPDTQHVTAGLEAMECVVVQDLFLNETAAYAHVFLPGTSFLEKDGTFTNAERRINRVRPVMPSRTGLQEWEVVSRIANALGYPMHYDNAAQIMDEIASVTPTFTGVSFGHLDAHGSVQWPCNESAPDGTPIMHVGQFVRGLGKFALTKFVPTEERTNRFYPLILTTGRILSQYNVGAQTRRTPNSTWHQEDVLELHPHDADVRGIEDGAMVSIASRKGATTLRAKISDRMPQGVVYTTFHHPVTGANVITTENSDWATNCPEYKVTAVQVTLSNQPSEWQVEHQSRVAEIAAVEAAE